From the genome of Astatotilapia calliptera chromosome 3, fAstCal1.2, whole genome shotgun sequence:
AAAAATTCTGATTGCTCCTTGGTCCAGGAAATGCAAGTGTAGCAATATGTCACTAGAGTTGTAACAGTGTTGAAAAATAACCTCTGTTAATGTGGCTATATAATGCAGCTGCATTAttatataatccacccactgttttCATCTTCAGTGCCCGGTACCAaaatagagcagagcagctacctgaacgctactccaacagagatcgattatcttgttaataattttacctctaTCTCtattgagccaaccatccctttaacattaactagtactgacttcatgaacttcttcacaaataaaattttaaccatTAGAGAAACAAATTACTCATGATCATTTCACAGAtataatattatctacagctactttaaTTACCATTGATATTCActtactctttttctccaattgatctttctgagttaacttcagtaattacttcctccaaaccatcagcttgtcttttagaccccattcctacaagactgctcaaagaagtcctgcctttaattaatgtttcaatcttaaatatgatcaacctatctctaataattggctatgtaccacagaCCTTCAAGCTAACAGTAGTTAAACCATTGCTTAAAAAGCCATCTGTTGACCCAGTGGCCTTAGCTAATATTGGCCGATCTCCAACCTTCCTCTCATaacaaaaatccttgaaagaatagttgtcaaacagctaacagatcatctgcagaggaatgacttatttgaagagtttcagtcaggtttcagaggtcatcacagcacagaaacagctttaaaatggtaaatggcctgtatttgtatagcactctactagtccctaaggactccaaagcgctttacacatccagtcatccacccattcacacacattcacacactggtgatggcagctatattgtagccacagccaccctggggcgcactgacagaggtgaggctgccagacactggcgccaccgggccctctgaccaccaccagtaggcaacgggtgaagtgtcttgcacaAGGACACAAGAACCGAGAcggtccaagctggggctcgaaccggaaaccttccgattacaaggcgacctcccaactcttgagtcaCAATCGCCCTACGATCCCTTTAGTAAAGGTTACAGattatcttcttatggcctctgacagtggactcatctctctgcttgtcctgctacaccttagtgcagcgttcgatactgttgaccataatatcctattagagggTTTAGAACATGCTggaggtattacaggtactgtgctgcagtggtttgtatcatatctatctaacgtactccagtttgtgcatgtaaatggggaGTCCTCtttgccttgaggcgacttttgttgtgatttggcgctatataaataaaattgaatttaattgatttgacacactaaggtcaattatagtgttccacagggttcagtgctaggaccaattctgtttacattatccATGCTTCCCTTgggcagtatcatcagaagacatagcatacattttcactgctatgcagatgacacccagctctatctgtccatgaagccagataacacacaccaattactTGAACTGCGGGAATATCTTAAAgtcataaagacctggatgaccgctaatgttctgcttcttaattcagataaaactgcggttattgtactcggccttGAAAATCCTAGatatatggtatctaaccagattcttactctggatggcattaccttggcctctagtaacactgtgaggaaccttggagtatTTTTTGACAAAGACATTTACATCTAACTACAGTCACTGTGTTCTGGTCTTAATTAATTCACCAAACTCCACATTATTATTGTCCAAACACTTCACATTCCACATGATTATTACTCAAACAGCTTCTGCACTGAATCTCCATTGCTTCCCCAGGGTTACTGGTCTCACTCTGAGGCGCCTGGAAAGTGGCCGTCGAGCTGGATGTAGACAAGCAGGCCGTGCTAGAACTGGACACTGATGCGGAGGAGCAGGCTGTGCTGGAACTGGACGTGGACAAGGACATGGACGAGCAGACGATGCTGGAACTGGACACGGATGTGGACATGCTGGACATGGACGTGGTGTGGCAGCTGCAGGACCAGACAAGGCAGGACCAGATGAGGGAAGGACCAAACGATGGTGTGGCAACCCCTGGTGGCTGAATGGCCAGTGACATGGCTGCTGCAGATGATGGATCTGGTGGCACTGCTCGTGGCACTGATGGTTGGACCGGCTCCTTGGAGCGTCCGACGGAGACAGATGGCTGAAGGGACCCCTTGGGACGTCCAGCAGGAACAGGGGATGGCTGAAGCaacccctcggaccctccagcggagacagacaGCTGAAacaggcccctcggaccctccagcggagacagaagaCAGCTGAAtgggtccctcggaccctctaGAAGGGACAGACGCAGGGCCAGCAGGTCTAGAGACCTCTGGCGGTGATGAGACAGAATAACGAGGCccagaaacctctggcagagacTAAAGAGAACCAGCAGGCACGGAGTTTTTTGGCAGGAATGAAGTTAACTGTAACTGCACAGGGAACAAAGCTGGCTCGGAATGCAACGGCTGGGTCTGTGCAGTGCAGGCGGTCTGTCTTGGCAGGGCCAGCAAGATGAAGTCCTTAGCTGGTTGAACAAGCTCTACAGAGCTTCCAGCAGAGGATGGAGGTGGCTGGGTTGACGGTTGAGCCAATGACTGAATTCCAGACAACTGAGCAGGTGGCTGAACAGCACACGACTGAAGAGGAGACGGCTGAACAGCAGGTAACTGAACTGAcggctgaacagcaggtgacaGAGCAGGTAACTGAGCTGCATATTGAACAGAAGATTGAGCTGAAGACTGAACAGCAGACGACTGAACTGCAGACAGATGAACTGCAGGCATGGAAGGCCGTGAGCGGACAAAGTCTGCTAGCTCTCAAGCTTGTAGCATGTCCCGGAGACAAGAAGAAGCAAAATTAAACACACTGCACAAGGACAAGGACTATCAAAATTAAACAGGTAGTGCATGACAGACACAGACTTGACATTGAACAAAAAGGACACAGGAACAAAATCGAAGAACTAGAAATCACAGAACACAGCACTAAATTACTAGAAATACTGTTACAGAAACCAAAAGACTAATAGAGATAACAATGATGAAATCAAAGATCAAAAATAGAACAAAACTCAACACACTATGTCACCAACCCAGGATTGTGACACCTTTATTTCAGAAGTACACCTATAGTCGTGGTAACAGTAtctcgaagaatccataggtccgtcATCCTATTCATCCTATTCATCatggaaccatcatggaaggacaggcccctgcacggtatgtaccaccggcagacagaggaggatatccagacaaaatggtggtggctaaccaaccggacatagtggtggtagacaaacagaagaagacgggcgtagtgatcgatgtagcggttccgaatgacagcaatatcaggaagaaggagcacgagaagctggagaaataccaagggctcagagaagagctcgagaggatgtggagggtgaaggtaatggtggtccccgtggtaatcggagcactaggtgcggtgactcccaagctaggcgagtggctccagcagatcccgggaacaacatcggagatctctgtccagaagagcgcagtcctgggaacagctaagatactgcgcaggaccctcaagctcccaggcctctggtagaggacccgagcttgaaggataaaccgcccgcaggggcgtgctgggtgtttttttatatatatatatatatacacaacatGTTCCATATGTTAGATGGAACACATGATAATTTCATCATGAAATCATCTTGGTAGTCATGACAAATTACTATTATTCAGGTTCTGTtgtgctgctgtctgtgtgtttagtgCTCTATAGTGACTCACCTCCAAGTAGGAGTGCTCTCTGTTTGGTCTCTTTGTGGGGAATGATAGATCCAGAAAGTCCACCAGATAGTCATAACCGTCAGTGATGCATTCAAACTTGTCATCTGTTTCAATGACCTACACAGAGACATGTGCATTTCAGCAGATTTGCATCCACTCTGAGTAAGATAGCAATGTAATGGAAAAAGAAGTGAGCCAAGGTGATTCGTAACAGCTGGAAGGAAGGGAAGTGACGATGAGGAATCAGAGCAGAGAGctgggtttttattttgcttttttgtctttcattttaaaatgtcatcatTGCAGGATGTGAACTACATCTCTATTTCTAGTTTCTGTTAAGGTACTGCAGAGGCTGCTGAGGCATGAcggaatttttttaaaaaaaaaaaacatataaagatAAAGACAAGGAACATTTCTGCTCaggtataacaaaaaaaaaagtacaccaATGTTCATGCATGTTCATCAAACACGAAATGTCAGACTGAAAATATTGAAGTTccttttaattttgttaaacTTTATAGAGGAATATGAGGAATAACAGCTTTGCTAACAGCTTAGCTCATTGGATTAGCCAAATGAAGCTTATTCATAAATTCAAAAAGGAAGATCTGTAGTCCCACAGATTTTTCAGGCCAATCAGCCTCTGCTCTGCCGACTTTAAATCTCATCTGTCGTTTTCCCTTCCAGACACCATCGTGCAACTCACAGTCTAAATTCAGAGGGCGGTCCTGCCCTTTCCCTATCACTGCTGGGATTCTGTTCTGCTGCGATTGGTCATCACAGTCTAATCCCAAATACCTTAATTGAATTCTGTAAGTGAATAATTCATGTTTAGTTCCTTCTAATGTTCTCTTTATTGAATTTCCTCccatccatctatttttttAGCACTTGTCTAACTCATGTTCACAGAGGAAGGAGTCTAAGTTTTGACAGGGTgggaggcggggtacacccttaGCAGGTTGCTAGTCCATCAAAGGGCCACAATATACAatagttttggggggttttcccctttttttgggagggggggttaTGCATTCCCCTCCAACCTTGCAAAAATGGACAAGtgtatatattttaacttttcTGGGGGcctctttattatttatttataatgaagCAGTAAGCAGAGAAATGCTTTTAAGTAGGAAAGATcatgaaaacaaattaaatgccaaagaaaagtaaaacatttcTGTCAAAACCATTTACCCGCACAACCAGGTTGTAGTTTTGAAAGCCAGCCCATGTGTAATAAAACTGGATCCAGTTTTGATGCTTAAATATGTCAGACTTGATGGCGCTCTTCAACTCATTCACATACAAGTCGAACTCCCAGCTGTCCTTGTAGATTTTTGCACTAGCTGGGGGATTGGTGATGGCCTCCCTATGGTTGGTCATAGCAAAGAAAGttgcaaagaaaatatttcatttagcACTTGCATGTGCAGTTTACATGATGTAttacaggggtctcaaactcataGCCCAGGGACCACTTGCAGCCatatgaaggcaatatgagCAGAGAGTACAAACATACTGAGTGACtggctgtgttagttcagtgagagtcaaaaactaatgtgtacacttatgtctgcatttttattttgttaaataagaaCAAAATGATAGCCGAAGTGCTGCCACAAAGAGAGTACCAGtgtgtttatttggtagttcaatgaaaggcttcagttagttaagagggaggaaaaaaaatctgcattcacatttgcagttttgtcttattATACAatatctgaaaaaacaaaaaccccaaacaaaccaaaacaaaaggcTACATTTTCACAATTATTAGTCgttgtttcttgtttgtttgtttgtttgttttgtagtaCCATTTTACTTGAACACTAAACTGGCATACAATGACATGACAATGCCAGCAGTGGCCCACATctcatttaagtttgagacccctgttgTATATTTGGAAAGTTACTAATCCTGCCTGTGCTCCTTATAATGATAataactctttaaaaaaaataatgccatCATGTTATCACACAACATAGGCAAATGCAGTCAGATTTGGATTTTCTCCTTTACATGAAATAATTGAGTAGCAGTAGCTTGTCAGTAAGAATCAAAGTCATATACATTTACTGGGCACTTACATCAAAACGGGAAAAAGACGGGGCTGAAGCTACAGCtcaaagaaaaatcaataaaagtgacacattttacttttacatttgcAGTGCAGACAATGAATATTTGGACAGTGAGATTTTTTTCCTCATCAGACTCTCAGAAACAAAATGATCTGTTTATACACTGGCATTGTAGAGACTGACATTACTGTTtaaatttctgtgttttatgtagTTGTATTACAAAGATGGAATAACAGTCTCTTTCTTTCCCACATCGACCAGGAATGgaaaacacagataaacatGTGAGCTATTCCAACCTGTTGGTGGGGTCTCTCAGAGCGAGGCCGAGGTCCAGCACAGCACCTGGCTGCGGTGTCCAAGTTTTGATTGCCGGTGCAAGCTTATTAATGAGTGCATTGAGGTCCTCTGCACTGTTTTTGAAATTCGTATCCTTTATGTATCTTCCAACCAACACACAGTACAAACAGACACATAAGTAAAGGGACACATAAAGCACAAATTAGGTCTCATGTGTTTAGCTTGACAGTCATTAGCAGTAGTGTCACTGTCAAAACATAAGGCCACAACTGTGTTGTACAACCATGTTTCCAGAAAACATGAATGCTGTGTATGATGTAAATAATGTTAATCACATCCTTATTTAATAACATAACAAATGTATTgaatcaaagagaaaaaaaaagtcttcagttTAAAGGTCTTATGCTAACAACACATTTCACAAACATCGAAGCGGCAGCAAAACAAGACTGGGAGAATTTTgtaacgttaaaaaaaaaacctgatagaaaatcttaaaatcaatgATAAATGAATCTAAGCTGCTGACAGTTATAAACACAGGTCAGTATAAAAGGAGCAGCTCATCAAAGTGGAGTCATGGTTGTAGATTGACTTGCCAACATAAACTGCATATCAGCTCATAGACAGCTGAAACAGAGCTACAATTAAACAGGGAATAGATAGAAAAAGGAGCCCATATATAGACCAAaccctgttttgtttgttattgtacatagttgtgttttaaatattaacTTGTCCAGATGAACTACATATCAGCTTTGGCCTTGGAATTTAGATCAGATCAGCTAACTTTGTTGTGAGGATTCTTCTGCCAGGGAACATAAAAGTAGTTCAAAACCAAAAAGCTCTGCACTTTATTAAGTCATCTCTGATGCTGTGCAAACCCTTATTACAAACTCTACCTGTCTGATGGATGAGCCTCCACAAAGTATCCAGCGAATGGGCAGTAGATCCTCGGCTGCAGGGATTTCACCAGTGTAGCTTTGTAATTCAGCAGCTTCTTCCTCTCATTCTTGATAAACTCTGCCTTCCAGGAATCTGGAAACACATCAACAACATTTGCTTCATCTCAGCAGTTTGGTGCACTTTGACACTGTTGATCActgttgattttgttttatttcattattttacttttttgtttatctgaacacatacgtgtgtgtgtatatctacatatatattcgtatctgtaaatgaaaatatatgtagtgtgtgtatatattgtttttttgttttatatgtctgaaacaaataaagatacaatacaatacaatacaatcacAACATATCAGTTTGACAAGTCCGTTCTTACATCGCTAAAAGAGCTACATGTAACCATCAAAGATTCCAGCATAGATGCTGTTGTGTGTAGGTGGAGGTAAAACCTAACTAAGCAAACCTAACTCGGGCTCACCGCTGTATTTCCCTCCATAGAAGGTCATGGGGAATCCAGAAGCTCCTCCAGCAAAGTCAGACATCATCACGTCCACATTTTGTGGTAGCCTTCCTCCATTCGGTCTGGTGCAGTCCACAGTGTTGAGGATCATATGAcctgcaataaaaacaacattttatatTATAATCAGACTTATTTTTACAGCACAAGTAATTATATTATTCAAAATGACACCTTTGTAGTCAACAATGATGCAGGTGTCCATTTCAGGATGTACCCCATCCATCAGGATCATAAATCTCAGGTGATCATCAATCTGAGTGAGACAGCAAGATTCATTTTTACTTCTTTATGGAAATCATATGATTTTAatatacaaaatgtttttttgtaattccTCTTAAACAAATGATAGAGGCAGTGACTTACATTTTGCCAAACACCAAAGGGAAGGACTTTAATATTGGTCAGCTTAACTTGGCTTTCCTTTATATACCTGTCACAGCGGAGATACCCGTATGTGAATAACAGACCAACATTGGATAATTTATTCCCTCTGTAATTTATGGGGACAATTCAGCTCCACTTCATTACTAACCAAAACACTGGTCTGGATGTGTCACCGACATATATCGGTATGTCCGGCCTTCTTTCTGCCAACACTTTCAGTGTGGGATAACTataaaggaaacagaaaaagtcAGTGCCCTGCACTGTAAATATAAACACCCTTCATTTCTGAAAGTTGGTCTCTTTGTAGATTTTGTATTTGAGGTTCTAGCCAGtaggaataaaaatatttaacgttccaaaaatgtttttatttctctcagGGGCTCTGAAGAGCTGTTCAAAGCAGAGAATAGAAGTACTTAAATTTGGCTACATTAGATTAACATAATACCAAGTCAGACATTTAcgtgaaacaaaaaataattattctttAAGTAAATTGAAATATTGTGTAAAACATTTTAAGTTTAAGTAAGTAATTTTAGTAGTGGTAATTTTGGTAATTTTACACTGATCATTTTGTTTCTGAGAGTAAGTACACTGTACTGACTGGCCAGATTGCAGAGTGCTCTACATTACTTTTGTaataatttgtaattaattataattattttttaattaaaggatGTAAAAGTCTTTTTACATGCTTTAATTTAAGGACAGTATACCTTCTCTTTACTGTGACTGTATGCAGCTGGtgctgttttcctctttttgatTTTGCTTGCAGCTGGTCATGGATCAAGTATTGTAATGTAAATTACAATATTGCGCCATaagaaatcaataaaattctgtgtaatcaagatgaatAGAacagctgaagcaaaaactgttTGTAGATACTATACTGTGTTTGCTCTGAATCATTTACTTCAAACAAAAATGGCAGTAATATGTAAtgcatatttttatgtatttaacaaTATTAGCAGAGCTTGCCTGAGGTGGTCTGAGTGCATATGGCTGATGTAGATGAGATCTGCACCACAAAGCCTGTCCAGGGCGTCTGCTGGAGGCTCATGGAGAAGCCACCAGCCCCTGGCAAACGCAGGACCCTTCAACCAGGGGTCGAACATGAACCTTCTCTTGCCAAGCTGTAGCTCTATGCAGGCATGGGTGAAGTATGTCACCTGAGgggaaagtaaaagaaaatttatGTTTTGGAGACTATACTTGATGTACTTTTCACTCTtagttcattattattattattaagtgcgCCTATGCCAAGAGGAACACTTATTACTATTCGTCggatttattattcttattctcAATCCTCCGCCTAAAATTTTGACGCGTAACTCGCCCCACAGTTTTGAGACAAGGTTCATTTGGTGTTTATgacttttatagttttttaaatattaatattttactgcAAATTTTCCCACGCTTATCTGTTGCACAGTTTTGAGACAAGGGTTACATATGTTATATCATTTTGTGCGGCTGGATCTGGACTAGtatgctatgacttttggtgtttatgacttttatagttttttaaatatttagatttaagtGCAAATTGGGAAAGATTCATCTTTTGGCCCCATAGAAACAGACTTCATTTGTGGTGTGTTGGCTCTCTCTAGTGGTATGCTGGGAGTGGTACACCCTGTCTACCCTTATTTGGATTACCGTAATAACGACAAAATCAACGGTGCGCACAGCATCGCTGCTTTCAGGAGCCATTGGAAGTTTTAAGGTTGCGCGAACCATTGAATATATACGGTAAGCGAAAGCGTGTATGCTTGGTGGAAAACTCCATATCCCACAAATAGTACGCCTCTACCGAGTGAAACAATGGCAGCTGCCACCTCATTTTTATATTCCTCTTATTCGTGTTTctaggtcacaaaataaacttttaagatattttcaggtgagaatgtagctgtgtaaacttcaaatatctgctcgttttatCAAGACATCCCATATTAGCAACAGTTCTTGCTAGCTAGCTAGCGCGACTAGCTAGCTTCGCTCAAAAGCACCCGGGCTTGGATTTCAGTGAGGCTGCTCACACTCATTTCACCCCCGATCGCTCACAAATAGTGTTCGTCTCAGCTGgacttattttttgtttatatgggccgatgattcatttattcattttagtaATGGTATAAACAGTGAAAGGTGGTTGTCCAGATGCTGGTTAATGTGGGAAAATAACTGAGTTTTCTCGTGGTGGCTAAGCGGAGCTCCAACAAAGGGCAGCTAGCCACCGGTGTATGACAGAAAGCACATGCGGGAAAAAGACACACACGAGGCGGCGAGGCAGCCGCCGATCGACCTGTGGTGCCTCAAACAGATGGCAGCCATGGATCAGGAAATTGAAGGCAGGAGAAGCAGACCCAAGGCGGCTGTGTCAGGTTAACTGaatttcaggtaagaagttatgaactgCACTCCatttgggtcagatataaaccgagtttaggtgtagtttattttcgttgtgctgactttttacaatcagttacaataactcgtactgcgtactagcagcacgcagtacgagttacgagtttctatacagctgtgtGCGCGCtaagttactgatgttgaactttattttattcataagggtTAGTTCGTAGAGTTCCCAACCGTTCCGTACAAATGGAATCGTCCCAcgttcagagaaaatattatgcgtttcgtattgagccgaaaaggaacacagtttgtcccgtacttcaggtAGAATGGaagaagacacaaagctggatttattctgtcgaTATGCAGCCTCCCCTGTCATTCTCTCGCCTGTTGc
Proteins encoded in this window:
- the LOC113009816 gene encoding cytidine monophosphate-N-acetylneuraminic acid hydroxylase-like, producing the protein MASQIAKVLLSLDAEAVGSLKEGVNFKKSTEDGKCYIIFKSNNDFKACKNQCKHQGGLFIKDIEDLDGMTVKCTKHNWKLNVSTMKYVNPPDSFLQDELEVSMLDDGGLQLVELSPVDPWMADPREPLELQKGEVKVTYFTHACIELQLGKRRFMFDPWLKGPAFARGWWLLHEPPADALDRLCGADLIYISHMHSDHLSYPTLKVLAERRPDIPIYVGDTSRPVFWYIKESQVKLTNIKVLPFGVWQNIDDHLRFMILMDGVHPEMDTCIIVDYKGHMILNTVDCTRPNGGRLPQNVDVMMSDFAGGASGFPMTFYGGKYSDSWKAEFIKNERKKLLNYKATLVKSLQPRIYCPFAGYFVEAHPSDRYIKDTNFKNSAEDLNALINKLAPAIKTWTPQPGAVLDLGLALRDPTNREAITNPPASAKIYKDSWEFDLYVNELKSAIKSDIFKHQNWIQFYYTWAGFQNYNLVVRVIETDDKFECITDGYDYLVDFLDLSFPTKRPNREHSYLEIKNRIGVMRYVVLHGCLWDDLYIGFQNRISRDPDIYHHKFWKHFQAELPLCKPDWEHFQKQVVPISETGMGNNCALS